In Oryza sativa Japonica Group chromosome 2, ASM3414082v1, the following are encoded in one genomic region:
- the LOC4330337 gene encoding B3 domain-containing protein Os02g0683500, which translates to MEFTTSSRFSKEEEDEEQDEAGRREIPFMTATAEAAPAPTSSSSSPAHHAASASASASASGSSTPFRSDDGAGASGSGGGGGGGGEAEVVEKEHMFDKVVTPSDVGKLNRLVIPKQYAEKYFPLDAAANEKGLLLNFEDRAGKPWRFRYSYWNSSQSYVMTKGWSRFVKEKRLDAGDTVSFSRGIGDEAARHRLFIDWKRRADTRDPLRLPRGLPLPMPLTSHYAPWGIGGGGGFFVQPSPPATLYEHRLRQGLDFRAFNPAAAMGRQVLLFGSARIPPQAPLLARAPSPLHHHYTLQPSGDGVRAAGSPVVLDSVPVIESPTTAAKRVRLFGVNLDNPHAGGGGGAAAGESSNHGNALSLQTPAWMRRDPTLRLLELPPHHHHGAESSAASSPSSSSSSKRDAHSALDLDL; encoded by the coding sequence ATGGAGTTCACTACAAGCAGTAGGTTTTCTAAAgaagaggaggacgaggagcagGATGAGGCGGGAAGGCGAGAGATCCCCTTCATGACGGCCACGGCCGAAGCCGCGCCTGcgcccacgtcgtcgtcgtcgtctcctgcTCATCACGCGGCttccgcgtcggcgtcggcgtctgcGTCAGGGAGCAGCACTCCCTTTCGCTCCGACGATGGCGCCGGGGCGtctgggagcggcggcggcggcggcggcggcggagaagcggAGGTGGTGGAGAAGGAGCACATGTTCGACAAGGTGGTGACGCCGAGCGACGTTGGGAAGCTGAACCGGCTGGTGATCCCGAAGCAGTACGCCGAGAAGTACTTCCcgctggacgcggcggcgaacgAGAAGGGCCTCCTGCTCAACTTCGAGGACCGCGCGGGGAAGCCATGGCGGTTCCGCTACTCCTACTGGAACAGCAGCCAGAGCTACGTGATGACCAAGGGGTGGAGCCGCTTCGTCAAGGAGAAGCGCCTCGACGCCGGGGACACCGTCTCCTTCTCCCGCGGcatcggcgacgaggcggcgcggcaccGCCTCTTCATCGACTGGAAGCGCCGCGCCGACACCCGCGACCCGCTCCGGCTGCCCCGCGGGCTGCCGCTCCCGATGCCGCTCACGTCGCACTACGCCCCGTGGGGgatcggcggcggagggggattCTTCGTgcagccctcgccgccggccacgctcTACGAGCACCGCCTCAGGCAAGGCCTCGACTTCCGCGCCTTCaaccccgccgccgcgatggGGAGGCAGGTCCTCCTGTTCGGCTCGGCGAGGATTCCTCCGCAAGCACCACTGctggcgcgcgcgccgtcgccgctgcaccACCACTACACGCTGCAGCCGAGCGGCGATGGTGTAAGGGCGGCGGGCTCACCGGTGGTGCTCGACTCGGTTCCGGTCATCGAGAGCCCCACGACGGCCGCGAAGCGCGTGCGGCTGTTCGGCGTGAACCTCGACAACCCgcatgccggcggcggcggcggcgccgccgccggcgagtcgAGCAATCATGGCAATGCACTGTCATTGCAGACGCCCGCGTGGATGAGGAGGGATCCAACACTGCGGCTGCTGGAATTGCCTCCTCACCACCACCATGGCGCCGAGTCGTCCGCTGCAtcgtctccgtcgtcgtcgtcttcctccaaGAGGGACGCGCATTCGGCCTTGGATCTCGATCTGTAG